In a genomic window of Neoarius graeffei isolate fNeoGra1 chromosome 13, fNeoGra1.pri, whole genome shotgun sequence:
- the marchf9 gene encoding E3 ubiquitin-protein ligase MARCHF9 — translation MFKNRIRMFFNELKLLVFMRSGPRQPGVDTGASMRGLGAMGGCGWHAFSHCTGDHDHDAEEYYGSDAGVRRSAAAAAGLDERDARMHANADAVSLSSGTRTPQCRICFQGPEQGELLSPCRCDGSVRCTHQPCLIRWISERGSWSCELCYFKYQVLAISTKNPLQWQAISLTVIEKVQIAAIILGSLFLIASISWLVWSSLSPSAKWQRQDLLFQICYGMYGFMDIVCIGLIIHEGSSVYRIFKRWQAVNQQWKVLNYEKAKDLGEPISSSSKATARGSRSNPHSLGSGSRRNQRIRRLRTILNHHCGYTILHILSQIRPSETRLASNSNREVVMRVTTV, via the exons ATGTTCAAGAACCGGATCCGCATGTTTTTCAACGAGCTGAAGCTCCTGGTGTTCATGCGGTCCGGTCCTCGGCAGCCCGGCGTGGACACGGGTGCGAGTATGCGGGGTCTGGGCGCTATGGGTGGCTGTGGGTGGCATGCGTTTTCCCACTGCACCGGTGACCACGACCACGACGCTGAGGAGTACTACGGCAGCGACGCAGGCGTGAGGCGGAGCGCGGCGGCGGCGGCGGGACTGGACGAGCGGGACGCACGGATGCACGCGAACGCGGATGCTGTGTCCCTGAGCAGCGGAACCCGCACACCTCAGTGCCGCATCTGCTTCCAAGGACCTGAGCAG GGGGAACTGTTGAGTCCATGCCGCTGTGACGGCTCAGTGCGCTGCACCCATCAGCCGTGTCTCATCCGCTGGATCAGTGAGAGAGGCTCCTGGAGCTGCGAGCTGTGCTACTTCAAATACCAAGTGCTGGCCATCAGCACCAAAAATCCCCTACAG TGGCAGGCCATCTCTCTGACTGTGATCGAGAAGGTGCAGATCGCTGCCATCATCCTCGGCTCGCTCTTCCTCATTGCCAGCATCTCGTGGCTGGTGTGGTCGTCGCTCAGCCCCTCGGCCAAGTGGCAGCGGCAGGACCTGCTCTTCCAGATCTGCTATGGCATGTACGGCTTCATGGACATTGTGTGCATAG GCCTCATCATCCATGAGGGTTCATCAGTCTATCGGATCTTTAAACGCTGGCAAGCTGTCAATCAGCAGTGGAAAGTATTGAACTATGAAAAGGCCAAGGACTTGGGGGAGCCGATTAGTTCGAGCAGTAAAGCGACGGCACGTGGCTCACGCTCCAACCCTCACAGCCTGGGCAGTGGCAGCAGGAGGAATCAGCGCATTCGGAGGCTCAGGACTATCCTCAACCACCACTGCGGCTACACCATCCTGCATATCCTGAGCCAGATCAGGCCCAGTGAAACACGCCTCGCCTCCAACTCCAACCGCGAGGTGGTCATGAGGGTCACGACTGTATGA